In Phaseolus vulgaris cultivar G19833 chromosome 10, P. vulgaris v2.0, whole genome shotgun sequence, a single genomic region encodes these proteins:
- the LOC137814531 gene encoding uncharacterized protein, translating into MVSGGYDTVYYKLFMSTFTDVTLEWFASLPNEHITSFNQFSTLFREQYLISRAPPAISYDVFDIKQYQGESLKEFLNRFEVQVLRVNTKDEAMTVHAFTKGVLSGPFSDSLIRYCPKTFCKIRRQAIAHIVAEDQVTEKRSSVGPIRPRATGQP; encoded by the coding sequence atggtATCAGGAGGTTATGATACTGTGTACTACAAGCTATTTATGAGCACGTTCACAGACGTAACATTGGAATGGTTTGCCAGTCTCCCTAACGAACACATTACTTCTTTCAACCAATTCTCAACGCTGTTCAGAGAACAATACCTTATCAGCAGGGCTCCCCCTGCAATCTCTTACGATGTCTTTGACATAAAGCAATACCAAGGAGAGTCCTTGAAAGAGTTCTTAAACAGGTTCGAGGTCCAAGTGCTGAGGGTAAACACCAAGGATGAAGCCATGACAGTGCATGCCTTCACCAAAGGAGTGCTGTCAGGGCCCTTCAGCGACTCACTGATTAGATATTGCCCGAAGACGTTTTGCAAGATCAGGCGTCAGGCTATAGCACACATCGTCGCGGAAGATCAGGTCACAGAGAAACGCAGTAGCGTTGGTCCCATCCGACCTCGAGCAACAGGTCAACCTTAA